From Ramlibacter agri, a single genomic window includes:
- a CDS encoding transglutaminaseTgpA domain-containing protein, translating to MLNLRLRLAALPRDARDTLFLLVVIGWVLLPHIGNLPWWCTLLAAGVLLWRGTLAVQGKPLPGKWWLFGLLAATLGATWLTHRTLLGRDAGVTLIVVLLALKTLELRARRDAFVVFFLSFFTMLTNFFFSQSLPVAAAMLVALLGLLTALVNAHMPVGRPSLAEAARTAGWMALLGAPVMALLFVLFPRFAPLWGIPSDAMTGRSGLSSQMQIGNVAQLALDDSIAFRVKWQGNPPPQDQLYFRGPVFADFDGREWRPLAPRLAARFPPIRIEEPMLQVAGTPIRYELTMEPNNRPWLLTLDAAVQPPQAPGLVAAMSGDLQWVASRPVVDLLRYTAESYPQFRYGPRRRAAVLTEYRQLPAGFNPRTIELAGEIQREHPGADSAVLVDAVMDRLRTGGYRYTLEPGQYGQDTADEFWFDKKEGFCEHIASSFVVLVRALGIPARIVTGYQGGQRNNVDNYWIVRQSDAHAWAEVWFDGRGWTRVDPTSAVAPGRTGTFERLLPPRGVFANAMDTVSPNLVASMRAAWEAMNNGWNQWILNYTQSRQLNLLRNLGFESPSWEDLSYLLLAIIVVAALAGAAWTWWDRLQHDPWLRLLGRARKRLRAAGLETGHNVAPRQIANLVTARFGEDARRLADWLLRLEAQRYARQPGASLQALRREFQQLPWPT from the coding sequence ATGCTGAACCTGCGCTTGCGCCTGGCCGCCCTGCCGCGCGACGCGCGCGACACGCTGTTCCTGCTGGTCGTGATCGGCTGGGTGCTGCTGCCCCACATCGGCAACCTGCCCTGGTGGTGCACGCTGCTGGCCGCGGGCGTGCTGCTGTGGCGCGGCACGCTGGCCGTGCAGGGCAAGCCGCTGCCCGGCAAGTGGTGGCTGTTCGGCCTGCTGGCCGCCACCCTGGGTGCGACCTGGCTGACGCACCGCACGCTGCTCGGGCGCGACGCCGGCGTGACCTTGATCGTGGTGCTGCTGGCGCTGAAGACGCTGGAACTGCGCGCGCGACGCGACGCCTTCGTGGTGTTCTTCCTGAGCTTCTTCACGATGCTCACCAACTTCTTCTTCTCGCAGTCGCTGCCGGTGGCGGCCGCGATGCTGGTGGCGCTGCTGGGACTGCTGACGGCGTTGGTCAATGCCCACATGCCGGTGGGCCGGCCTTCGCTGGCCGAAGCGGCGCGCACCGCCGGCTGGATGGCCTTGCTGGGCGCACCGGTGATGGCGCTGCTGTTCGTGCTGTTCCCGCGCTTCGCGCCGCTGTGGGGCATTCCGAGCGATGCGATGACGGGGCGCAGCGGCCTGTCCTCGCAGATGCAGATCGGCAACGTGGCGCAGCTGGCGCTGGACGACAGCATCGCCTTCCGCGTCAAGTGGCAAGGCAACCCGCCGCCGCAGGACCAGCTGTACTTCCGCGGACCGGTGTTCGCCGATTTCGACGGCCGCGAGTGGCGGCCGCTGGCGCCGCGCCTGGCGGCCCGCTTCCCGCCGATCCGCATCGAGGAGCCCATGCTCCAGGTTGCCGGCACGCCGATCCGCTACGAGCTGACGATGGAGCCGAACAACCGGCCCTGGCTGCTGACGCTGGACGCCGCCGTGCAGCCGCCGCAAGCGCCCGGCCTGGTCGCGGCCATGAGCGGCGACCTGCAATGGGTGGCCTCGCGGCCCGTCGTCGACCTGCTGCGCTACACCGCCGAAAGCTACCCGCAGTTCCGCTACGGGCCGCGCCGGCGCGCCGCCGTGCTCACCGAGTACCGCCAGCTGCCGGCGGGCTTCAACCCGCGCACGATCGAGCTGGCCGGCGAGATCCAGCGCGAGCATCCGGGCGCCGACTCCGCCGTCCTCGTCGACGCGGTGATGGACCGGCTGCGCACCGGCGGCTACCGCTACACGCTGGAGCCGGGGCAGTACGGGCAGGACACGGCCGACGAGTTCTGGTTCGACAAGAAGGAAGGCTTCTGCGAGCACATCGCGTCGTCCTTCGTGGTGCTGGTGCGCGCGCTGGGCATCCCGGCGCGCATCGTCACCGGCTACCAGGGCGGGCAGCGGAACAACGTCGACAACTACTGGATCGTGCGGCAGAGCGACGCGCATGCCTGGGCCGAGGTCTGGTTCGACGGCCGCGGCTGGACGCGCGTGGACCCGACCTCGGCGGTCGCGCCGGGCCGCACCGGCACCTTCGAGCGCCTGCTGCCGCCGCGCGGCGTGTTCGCCAATGCCATGGACACCGTCAGTCCCAACCTCGTGGCCTCGATGCGCGCGGCCTGGGAGGCGATGAACAACGGCTGGAACCAGTGGATCCTGAACTACACGCAGAGCCGGCAGCTGAACCTGCTGCGCAATCTGGGCTTCGAGTCGCCGAGCTGGGAGGACCTGAGCTACCTGTTGCTGGCGATCATCGTGGTGGCCGCCCTGGCGGGCGCCGCCTGGACCTGGTGGGACCGGTTGCAGCACGACCCCTGGCTGCGCCTGCTGGGCCGCGCCCGCAAGCGCCTGCGCGCCGCCGGCCTGGAAACGGGCCACAACGTCGCGCCCCGCCAGATCGCGAATCTTGTCACGGCCCGCTTCGGCGAAGATGCGCGACGATTGGCGGATTGGCTGCTGCGCCTGGAAGCGCAGCGCTATGCCCGTCAGCCGGGCGCCTCGCTGCAGGCGCTGCGGCGTGAATTCCAACAGCTTCCCTGGCCGACCTGA
- a CDS encoding phosphatase PAP2 family protein codes for MADALILSRGGIITSPFGVELDTQWKPDNIHELIDDTAPMARWEPLIRFNVCLLELISDVAFELLPQGAARPTGARLVHRSLKTNWVSTAIVQLDRPEDPQLFADQLDLVFNWARYREDRLNEIISQLVPQTPFWSAVANLQPTRRKYTYELIELTLAFASMAAMRFKQAFNCPRPVAHTAKIQPMVPTPEHSTFPSGHATEAYAVAHVLGCLIPGTNGAAIWSQLNALAGRIATNRTVAGVHFPMDSMAGRVLGATVGEYLAYMCSTTQIPGMARPNKAGAHAGWLERTFTTTGMSTKKDFLPSDDLTAEGQEHDPLKGVARKGVLKWMWDQAVLEWN; via the coding sequence TTGGCAGACGCGCTGATTCTCAGCCGGGGTGGGATCATTACTTCGCCCTTCGGCGTCGAGCTCGATACCCAATGGAAACCTGACAATATTCACGAACTGATCGACGACACGGCGCCCATGGCCAGATGGGAGCCACTCATCCGGTTCAACGTGTGCCTGCTGGAGTTGATATCGGATGTGGCATTCGAACTGTTGCCGCAAGGTGCCGCGAGGCCCACCGGCGCTCGCCTCGTGCACCGCAGCTTGAAAACGAATTGGGTATCCACGGCAATCGTGCAGCTCGATCGCCCGGAGGATCCTCAACTGTTTGCGGACCAATTGGATCTCGTCTTCAACTGGGCGCGCTACAGGGAAGATCGCTTGAATGAAATCATCTCCCAGCTCGTGCCGCAAACGCCTTTCTGGAGTGCTGTGGCCAACCTTCAGCCCACGCGCCGAAAGTACACCTACGAGCTGATTGAACTCACGTTGGCGTTCGCCTCGATGGCCGCCATGCGCTTCAAGCAGGCATTCAACTGCCCGCGCCCGGTCGCCCATACCGCCAAGATCCAGCCCATGGTGCCCACGCCCGAGCATTCCACGTTTCCGAGCGGGCATGCAACCGAGGCCTACGCTGTCGCCCATGTACTTGGTTGCCTCATACCGGGGACGAACGGCGCCGCGATCTGGAGTCAACTCAACGCGCTGGCCGGACGGATCGCCACCAATCGCACGGTGGCCGGCGTCCACTTCCCGATGGACAGCATGGCCGGGCGGGTGCTCGGCGCGACGGTGGGTGAGTATCTGGCCTACATGTGCAGCACCACCCAGATTCCGGGAATGGCGAGACCCAACAAGGCCGGCGCCCATGCCGGCTGGCTGGAGCGGACCTTCACGACGACCGGGATGTCGACGAAAAAGGACTTCCTGCCCAGCGACGATCTGACAGCCGAGGGCCAGGAACACGATCCGCTGAAGGGCGTCGCTCGCAAGGGAGTGTTGAAGTGGATGTGGGACCAGGCCGTTCTCGAATGGAACTGA
- a CDS encoding histone deacetylase family protein codes for MNKTGYFSHPDCRRHDMGRGHPECPERLDAIEDRLLASGVGDALERREAPLASTEQIELAHERMHVAGVRGLAEELREQEDAGGIDHVHIDPDTAMNRHTWNAVLRAAGAALAATDAVMAGEVENAFCAVRPPGHHACRDRAMGFCFFNNIAIAARYALERHGLKRVAIVDFDVHHGNGTEDILAGDERVLMVSFFQHPFYPYSGFGPHAANMVNLPVPAYTKGPAVRELVEEQWLPRLEAFKPEMIFISAGFDAHREDDLGQMGLVEADYAWMTKQLRAVAQRHAKGRIVSSLEGGYNLDALGRSVEAHLRALADL; via the coding sequence ATGAACAAGACCGGGTATTTCTCGCATCCGGACTGCAGGCGCCACGACATGGGGCGGGGACACCCGGAGTGTCCCGAGCGGCTCGATGCGATCGAGGACCGCCTGCTTGCCTCCGGCGTGGGCGACGCGCTCGAGCGGCGGGAGGCGCCGCTGGCGAGCACCGAACAGATCGAACTGGCGCACGAGCGCATGCACGTCGCGGGCGTCCGCGGCCTGGCCGAAGAACTGCGCGAGCAGGAGGACGCGGGCGGCATCGACCATGTGCACATCGACCCGGACACGGCCATGAACCGCCACACCTGGAACGCCGTGCTGCGCGCGGCCGGTGCGGCGCTGGCGGCCACCGATGCCGTGATGGCCGGCGAGGTCGAGAACGCCTTCTGCGCCGTGCGCCCGCCGGGGCACCACGCCTGCCGCGACCGCGCGATGGGCTTCTGCTTCTTCAACAACATCGCGATCGCGGCGCGCTATGCGCTCGAGCGCCATGGCTTGAAGCGCGTGGCCATCGTCGACTTCGACGTGCACCACGGCAACGGCACCGAGGACATCCTGGCCGGCGACGAACGTGTGCTGATGGTGAGCTTCTTCCAGCACCCCTTCTATCCGTACAGCGGCTTCGGCCCGCATGCGGCCAACATGGTCAACCTGCCGGTGCCGGCCTATACCAAGGGCCCGGCCGTGCGCGAGCTGGTCGAGGAGCAGTGGCTGCCGCGGCTGGAGGCGTTCAAGCCGGAGATGATCTTCATCAGCGCCGGCTTCGACGCCCACCGCGAGGACGACCTCGGCCAGATGGGCCTGGTGGAAGCCGACTACGCCTGGATGACGAAGCAGCTGCGCGCGGTGGCGCAGCGCCACGCCAAAGGCCGCATCGTGTCCAGCCTGGAAGGCGGCTACAACCTCGATGCGCTGGGCCGCAGCGTCGAAGCGCACCTGCGCGCCCTCGCCGACCTGTAG
- a CDS encoding DUF58 domain-containing protein has protein sequence MDAATLNPLSLVRRRFRQWWQARLPLTDTYTLTQRNVYILPTRPGWMLALTLLVLLVGSINYQLNLGYLLTFLLAGSALVGMHVCHATLRGLTLNLQTPAQQFAGTAATLSVVLSNARKSVRHSIGLAVLDATHEDHWTWTDVPAEGSCTVQVAFRPEKRGLHRVPPLTAETRFPLGTFRVWTVWRPAAQVLVYPAPELHPPPLPPGEPRAGGAAAARAQSTGEFEGVRAYRRGDPLKLVVWKKAAKSDELVSRDTMQAQRYELWLDFAGAGHQDREGRISRLAAWVLQADKLDQDYGLRLPGLQIKPGSGEAHKRRCLEALALC, from the coding sequence GTGGATGCCGCCACCCTGAACCCGCTCTCCCTGGTCCGCCGCCGCTTCCGCCAGTGGTGGCAGGCCCGCCTGCCCCTCACCGATACCTACACGCTCACCCAGCGCAACGTCTACATCCTGCCCACGCGTCCGGGCTGGATGCTGGCCTTGACCCTGCTCGTGCTGCTGGTCGGGTCCATCAACTACCAGCTGAACCTGGGCTATCTGCTCACTTTCCTGCTGGCCGGCAGCGCCCTGGTGGGCATGCACGTCTGCCACGCGACCCTGCGCGGGCTGACCTTGAACCTGCAGACGCCGGCGCAGCAGTTCGCCGGCACCGCCGCCACCCTGTCGGTGGTCCTGAGCAACGCGCGCAAGTCGGTGCGGCACAGCATCGGGCTGGCGGTGCTGGACGCGACCCACGAAGACCACTGGACCTGGACCGACGTGCCCGCCGAAGGCAGCTGCACGGTGCAGGTCGCCTTCCGGCCCGAAAAGCGCGGGCTGCACCGGGTGCCGCCGCTGACGGCCGAGACCCGTTTTCCGCTGGGCACCTTCCGCGTCTGGACGGTGTGGCGGCCGGCCGCGCAGGTGCTGGTCTACCCGGCGCCCGAGCTGCATCCGCCGCCGCTGCCGCCGGGCGAGCCGCGCGCCGGCGGCGCCGCCGCGGCCCGCGCACAGAGCACCGGCGAATTCGAAGGCGTGCGCGCCTACCGGCGCGGCGACCCGCTGAAGCTGGTGGTGTGGAAGAAGGCGGCCAAGTCCGATGAACTCGTGAGCCGCGACACCATGCAGGCGCAGCGCTATGAGCTGTGGCTGGACTTCGCCGGCGCCGGCCACCAGGACCGCGAAGGACGCATCTCGCGCCTGGCGGCCTGGGTGTTGCAGGCCGACAAGCTGGACCAGGACTACGGCCTGCGCCTGCCCGGACTGCAAATCAAGCCCGGGAGCGGCGAAGCCCACAAGCGGCGCTGCCTGGAGGCGCTGGCCCTATGCTGA
- a CDS encoding enoyl-CoA hydratase encodes MEDQVLLERRDARGVVTLTLNRPASFNALSGEMIAALQAALDRIKDDESVRVVVLAAEGKAFSAGHHLKEMIARPALDYYQQLFARCSRMMLSIQKLPVPVIARVQGLATAAGCQLVAQCDLAVASEDASFAVSGVNFGLFCATPSVPLLRNVGAKQAMEMLLTGEFISAAEAQARGLVNRAVAAAQLDAGVEQLVASILAKPRLALAMGKELFYRQREMGAEAAYQLASQTMAANMMEDCAQEGVAAFTQKRKPNWTS; translated from the coding sequence ATGGAAGACCAGGTGCTGCTGGAGCGCAGGGATGCGCGCGGCGTCGTCACGCTCACGCTCAACCGGCCGGCGAGCTTCAATGCGCTCAGCGGGGAGATGATCGCCGCGCTGCAGGCCGCGCTGGACCGCATCAAGGATGACGAAAGCGTGCGCGTCGTGGTGCTGGCCGCCGAGGGCAAGGCCTTCAGCGCCGGCCACCACCTGAAGGAAATGATCGCGCGGCCCGCGCTGGACTACTACCAGCAGCTGTTCGCGCGCTGCAGCCGCATGATGCTGTCCATCCAGAAGCTGCCGGTGCCCGTCATCGCGCGGGTGCAGGGCCTGGCCACGGCGGCCGGTTGCCAGCTGGTGGCCCAGTGCGACCTGGCGGTGGCATCGGAGGACGCGAGCTTCGCCGTCAGCGGCGTCAACTTCGGCCTGTTCTGCGCCACGCCCAGCGTGCCGCTGCTGCGCAACGTGGGCGCCAAGCAGGCGATGGAGATGCTGCTGACCGGCGAATTCATTTCCGCGGCCGAGGCGCAGGCGCGCGGGCTGGTGAACCGCGCCGTGGCGGCTGCGCAACTGGATGCCGGGGTGGAGCAGCTGGTCGCCAGTATCCTCGCCAAGCCGCGCCTCGCGCTCGCCATGGGCAAGGAACTCTTCTACCGCCAGCGCGAGATGGGCGCCGAAGCCGCCTACCAGCTGGCCAGCCAGACCATGGCGGCCAACATGATGGAGGACTGCGCCCAGGAGGGCGTGGCTGCCTTCACGCAGAAGAGAAAGCCGAACTGGACATCGTGA
- a CDS encoding mechanosensitive ion channel family protein, with product MTEREVQGLDDLGRFIHDLDTGSTAWDIWALVGCLVIAFAICWLSGRRRKADSIWYGRALFDGVLFPLLALAFTYTAKLVVGEYHAVPLLRIVVPVLAALAGIRLVARVFTVVFPSSALARLVELLISWVAWAAAALWILGLLPVVMEEMEKIQFSFGKSNINLLSIVQGVLSTSFVLALALWVSAALEQKVLRDTVTDLSLRKVAANAIRAVLLLLGVLFALSAVGVDLTALSVLGGALGVGLGFGLQKLAANYVSGFVILFERSLRIGDTVRVDNFEGVVVDIKTRYTLIRSLGGRESVVPNEKLITERIENLSLADPRVLLTTQVAVSYDADPQQVKQILLDAATGAPRVLVTPGPSVQLKAFGADGLEFVLAFWIEDPQNGQGGVISDVNFRVLAALRAAGIDIPYPQRVVHVHSQGLPLTDSRSSPREAS from the coding sequence GTGACGGAAAGAGAAGTACAAGGGCTGGACGACCTCGGGCGTTTCATCCACGACCTGGACACCGGGTCCACGGCCTGGGACATCTGGGCCCTGGTCGGCTGCCTCGTGATCGCCTTCGCGATCTGCTGGCTGAGCGGCCGCCGCCGCAAGGCCGATTCCATCTGGTACGGGCGCGCGCTGTTTGACGGCGTGCTGTTCCCGCTGCTTGCGCTGGCCTTCACCTATACCGCGAAGCTCGTCGTGGGCGAATACCACGCCGTGCCGCTGCTGCGCATCGTGGTGCCGGTGCTGGCGGCGCTGGCGGGCATCCGGCTGGTCGCGCGCGTGTTCACGGTGGTCTTTCCGTCCTCGGCGCTGGCGCGGCTGGTGGAGCTGTTGATCTCCTGGGTTGCCTGGGCGGCGGCCGCGCTCTGGATCCTCGGCCTGTTGCCGGTGGTGATGGAGGAGATGGAGAAGATCCAGTTCTCCTTCGGCAAGTCCAACATCAACCTGCTGTCCATCGTGCAGGGCGTGCTCTCGACCAGCTTCGTGCTGGCGCTGGCGCTGTGGGTGTCGGCGGCGCTGGAGCAGAAGGTGCTGCGCGACACGGTCACCGACCTGTCGCTGCGCAAGGTGGCCGCCAACGCCATCCGCGCCGTGCTGCTGCTGCTCGGCGTGCTGTTCGCGCTGTCGGCGGTGGGCGTGGACCTGACGGCCCTATCCGTGCTGGGCGGCGCGCTCGGCGTGGGCCTCGGCTTCGGCCTGCAGAAGCTGGCGGCCAACTACGTCAGCGGCTTCGTCATCCTGTTCGAGCGCAGCCTGCGCATCGGCGACACGGTGCGCGTGGACAACTTCGAAGGCGTGGTGGTCGACATCAAGACCCGCTACACCTTGATTCGCTCGCTGGGCGGCCGCGAGTCGGTGGTGCCGAACGAGAAGCTGATCACCGAGCGCATCGAGAACCTGTCGCTGGCCGACCCGCGCGTGCTGCTGACCACGCAAGTGGCGGTGAGCTACGACGCCGATCCGCAGCAGGTGAAGCAGATCCTGCTGGACGCCGCCACCGGCGCGCCGCGCGTGCTTGTCACGCCGGGCCCGAGCGTGCAGTTGAAGGCCTTCGGCGCCGACGGCCTGGAGTTCGTGCTGGCCTTCTGGATCGAGGACCCGCAGAACGGGCAGGGCGGCGTGATCTCGGATGTCAACTTCCGGGTGCTGGCGGCGCTGCGGGCGGCGGGGATCGATATTCCGTATCCGCAGCGGGTGGTGCACGTGCATTCTCAGGGGCTGCCGTTGACCGACAGCCGGTCTTCGCCTAGGGAAGCTTCCTGA
- a CDS encoding S8 family serine peptidase, with the protein MDLAWLPLLRAPSPMKSQFGWKFESDIDGLDPYVIWGYATDFSGFGDGTKPVTLPLLIEYDSEPHMTAQSAAQPASERTALLSRLRHELRNLAEQRAHGNSVEQEQSRSEEAMQRNRAKQLVVTPLLDRLLKEWGATVPEVYLRQIANTKAHRYTLTAQVSPQFILFFGKPWTFPGSPPIQVRALLSMPRAAAAQIRESKILQSQVGQPQQPAPVRAPCIAIIDDGCPFAHGNLRYWDNVHGQWKSRVRFLWDQSGEASGTAWRVPQPMGYGVELAQDDVDGYLTPRTSSNGELDEDGCYADAGYGAVQARWTHGSVVTDLAAGAPNPVATPGTAAAADLASAAPIIFVQLPRSAVDDPTGGGLHRYVIDALRYIDARTSDATVNPETKCPVVINLSYGTFAGPHDGTSPVEVAIDDFLEQRPDCAVMVAAGNAYDAEIHAQVRIRSEGSKALRWSVAPDDKTHSFMEVWLPPTDEFGQPTALAVRLIPPAGLGPVSPLVTIGTSWFGFPAPGTAGPAICGIVYPTSTPQGKYGTMALLCVAGTQGSGNLAPAGIWTVEICNQGSGTVEIDAWIERDDPSFQGRGKQSRFDDPDLDYVTPKNTLGSYSHAVHAVVVGGYLDAQSLNRPPAEYSSSGPGRLGHGRSGPDVATVSEESLTEHGLRAAGTRTGDTVRLKGTSVANPVAARRLFNELLNGNPPPADLQKGLRDKADQRNPYTEGPERVGAGRLRKLP; encoded by the coding sequence ATGGACCTGGCCTGGCTTCCTCTTCTCCGCGCGCCGTCGCCAATGAAGTCGCAATTCGGATGGAAATTCGAGTCCGACATCGACGGCCTGGACCCCTATGTGATCTGGGGCTACGCAACCGATTTCAGCGGCTTCGGAGATGGAACCAAGCCAGTCACTCTCCCGCTGTTGATCGAGTACGACTCCGAGCCTCACATGACAGCGCAATCGGCGGCGCAGCCTGCATCGGAGAGGACGGCCCTTCTCTCCCGTTTGCGTCACGAATTGCGCAACCTCGCCGAACAACGAGCTCACGGCAATAGCGTTGAGCAAGAGCAATCGCGATCCGAAGAAGCGATGCAACGGAACAGGGCCAAGCAGTTGGTCGTGACCCCGCTGCTGGACCGGTTGCTCAAGGAGTGGGGCGCGACGGTGCCGGAGGTGTATCTGCGACAGATTGCCAACACCAAGGCCCACCGCTACACCTTGACTGCGCAGGTATCGCCGCAATTCATCCTTTTTTTTGGCAAGCCCTGGACATTTCCAGGTTCTCCACCGATTCAGGTACGTGCGCTTCTTTCGATGCCGCGCGCAGCAGCAGCCCAGATCCGCGAAAGCAAGATTCTTCAAAGCCAGGTCGGTCAACCACAGCAACCAGCACCGGTACGTGCGCCTTGCATCGCGATCATCGACGACGGCTGTCCGTTTGCCCATGGCAACCTTCGCTACTGGGACAACGTGCATGGCCAGTGGAAGTCTCGCGTGCGCTTTCTCTGGGACCAAAGCGGCGAGGCATCAGGAACGGCATGGCGCGTGCCCCAACCCATGGGTTACGGCGTCGAACTCGCACAGGACGACGTGGATGGATACCTGACGCCCCGAACCTCCTCCAACGGCGAGCTGGATGAAGACGGTTGTTACGCGGATGCGGGATACGGTGCCGTGCAAGCGCGGTGGACACACGGATCCGTCGTCACCGATCTCGCCGCCGGCGCGCCGAACCCGGTGGCAACCCCTGGGACCGCCGCCGCCGCCGATCTTGCCTCTGCCGCCCCAATCATCTTCGTCCAGTTGCCACGCAGCGCGGTCGACGATCCCACCGGCGGCGGCCTGCACAGGTACGTCATCGACGCGCTCCGCTACATCGACGCACGCACCAGCGACGCTACAGTCAACCCCGAGACGAAGTGTCCCGTAGTCATCAACCTTTCATACGGGACGTTCGCAGGACCGCACGACGGCACCTCGCCCGTGGAGGTGGCCATCGACGACTTCCTCGAGCAGCGCCCCGATTGCGCCGTGATGGTTGCGGCCGGGAATGCCTACGATGCAGAGATACATGCCCAAGTGCGCATTCGGTCGGAGGGAAGCAAGGCCCTGCGCTGGAGCGTCGCCCCAGACGACAAGACGCACTCCTTCATGGAAGTCTGGCTACCGCCGACCGATGAATTCGGGCAGCCAACGGCGCTCGCCGTGCGATTGATCCCTCCGGCGGGCTTGGGACCCGTTTCTCCGCTGGTGACCATCGGCACCAGCTGGTTCGGGTTCCCGGCTCCGGGCACGGCCGGTCCGGCGATCTGCGGGATCGTCTATCCAACGAGCACGCCGCAGGGCAAGTACGGGACCATGGCGCTGCTTTGCGTGGCGGGAACGCAAGGAAGTGGCAATTTGGCGCCAGCAGGCATCTGGACCGTCGAAATCTGCAACCAGGGCAGCGGCACTGTGGAAATAGACGCCTGGATCGAACGGGACGACCCCTCCTTCCAGGGACGCGGCAAGCAGTCGCGATTTGACGATCCGGATCTCGACTACGTTACGCCGAAGAACACCTTGGGCAGTTACTCGCACGCCGTCCATGCCGTCGTGGTCGGTGGCTACCTCGATGCCCAATCTCTCAACCGGCCGCCAGCGGAGTACTCCAGTTCCGGTCCTGGCAGGCTGGGGCACGGACGCAGTGGACCGGATGTCGCCACCGTTTCGGAAGAAAGTCTCACGGAGCACGGACTTCGGGCGGCGGGCACGCGGACTGGCGATACAGTCCGCCTGAAAGGAACCAGCGTGGCCAATCCGGTCGCGGCCCGGCGCCTGTTCAACGAACTGTTGAATGGAAACCCGCCGCCTGCCGATTTGCAGAAAGGACTACGCGACAAGGCAGACCAGCGCAACCCGTACACCGAAGGACCAGAGCGCGTCGGGGCTGGACGGCTCAGGAAGCTTCCCTAG
- a CDS encoding AAA family ATPase, which translates to MDARQKLKTLLGQLNTVIVGKPAQVRDCVACLLAGGHLLIEDVPGVGKTTLAHALARAFGLQFSRVQFTADLMPSDLSGVSIYDRGKESFVFHPGPVFAQVLLADEINRASPKTQSALLEAMEEHQVTVEGETRALPSPFFVIATQNPHDQLGTFALPESQLDRFLMRISLGYPDRAAERALFTGADRRDMVEHLENTLAPIELQALQQQVLDIHAADPLLDYVQDLIAATRSGRWFLQGLSPRAGIAVIRAAKAQALLSGRDYVAPDDVQAIFPQTVAHRLVPVGDAGRGPVEQVRAMLEGVALP; encoded by the coding sequence ATGGATGCACGACAAAAACTCAAAACGCTCCTCGGCCAGCTTAACACGGTGATCGTCGGGAAGCCCGCGCAGGTGCGGGACTGCGTGGCCTGCCTGCTGGCGGGCGGCCACCTGCTGATCGAGGACGTGCCCGGGGTCGGCAAGACCACCCTCGCTCACGCGCTGGCGCGGGCCTTCGGGCTGCAGTTCTCGCGGGTGCAGTTCACCGCGGACCTGATGCCCAGCGACCTCTCCGGCGTGTCGATCTACGACCGCGGCAAGGAGAGCTTCGTCTTCCATCCGGGCCCGGTGTTCGCGCAGGTGCTGCTCGCCGACGAGATCAACCGCGCCAGCCCCAAGACGCAGAGCGCGCTGCTGGAGGCGATGGAGGAACACCAGGTGACGGTGGAAGGCGAAACGCGCGCCCTGCCCTCGCCCTTCTTCGTCATCGCCACGCAGAACCCGCACGACCAGCTGGGCACCTTCGCGCTGCCCGAGTCGCAGCTCGATCGCTTCCTGATGCGCATTTCCCTCGGCTACCCGGACCGCGCGGCGGAGCGCGCCCTCTTCACCGGCGCCGACCGGCGCGACATGGTGGAGCACCTGGAAAACACGCTGGCGCCGATCGAGCTGCAGGCCTTGCAGCAGCAGGTGCTGGACATCCATGCGGCCGACCCGCTGCTCGATTACGTGCAGGACCTGATTGCCGCCACCCGCAGCGGCCGCTGGTTCCTGCAGGGCCTGAGCCCGCGCGCCGGCATCGCGGTGATCCGCGCGGCCAAGGCGCAGGCGCTGCTCTCGGGCCGCGACTACGTGGCGCCGGACGACGTGCAGGCCATCTTCCCGCAGACCGTGGCCCACCGCCTGGTGCCCGTGGGCGACGCCGGCCGCGGCCCCGTCGAACAGGTGCGGGCGATGCTGGAAGGCGTCGCACTTCCCTGA